CCCATTCAGACGACACGATTTCCGCGGTAATGCCGATTTCAGCCAAATCCGACTGAATCGCTTCCGCAATTTTCATTGGCTCCGGCAAATAAGGACGCGGATTGCTCATCGTATGCAGCTCCGTCGTAAACCCGTCTTCCAATCCCGCTTCCGCCAATAGCTTTTTCGCTTCCTCTACGTTGTAGTCGTATTTCTCAAGCGAGTCGTCATGGCTCCAAAGAGACGGTGGCAGCGGGCTTGTCGCGGGATCTGCCAATCCGTTATAAAATGCATCAACGATTTCTTCTTTATCAATCGCCATATTGATGGCCTTGCGCACTAATGGATCGTCGAACGGTTCTTTTTCCATATTGAATGCCATATACCCGATATTGAAGCTCGGGCGTTTTAGCAGCTCGATGCCTTCAGTGTCTTCCACAATCGTCGTATCGCTTGCGTTCATTCCATCCACAATATCGATTTCCCCTGTCTGCAAGGCATTCAAGCGTGCAGAGTTCTCCGGGACGACCTGATAGATGACTTGATCGAGGTAGGGTTTGCCGTCCATCCAATACTCTTCGTTTTTGGAAAGCGTGATGGTGTTATTGCGGTTCCATTCTTCGAACTTGAATGGCCCCGTCCCGACCGGATTCTCGCCGATGTCAGTCCCGTATTGTTCAATCGCTGCAGGGCTTGCGATCCCAAACATGGAAATCGCCAAATAGCTGAGGAACGGCGCAGTTTTTCGCTTCAAGACGATTTCTAGTTCATGCTCACTTGTAGCTGTCACCGATTCAATCAAGTGGTTGTCGTCTCCTTTAAATCCACCGTACAGAAATGGATAATAAGGAAAATCCCCTTCATGGTATGGGTTTTCCGGATCCATCCAGCGTTCGAAATTAAAGACCACAGCTTCTGCGTTAAAATCGGTGCCATCGTGGAACTTGACACCTTCACGCAGCTGGAACGTCCAGGTCAGACCATCTTCGCTTGAGCTATAATCCGTCGCCAGTTTCGGCTGAAGTTCCAAATTGTGGTCGTACTCCAATAATGTTTCATAAATATTGTGCGTGACCCGAATCGATTCACCGTCCGTTACATTGATTGGATCCAAACTGACCGAATCGGCGCCGCGTCCATATACTAAAGTCCCTCCGCTTTTTTCATCTTCCGATACAGCACCGGAACTACTTTTTGTCTCGTCACCTGAACATCCGGCCAGCAATGCGATGCCGAACGCGATAAAAAAATAGAACAAGTTACGCACTTTCTTCTCCATTGATTTCCGCCTCCATTCCACTCTCTTTCTCTAATACAATAAAGCGTTAGAGGAGCAAGATAATTCCAAGTATAAAGTTAGTGGAATAAATTTTCAAATCTAATTTTTCAGATATTTTAACAAATATTAAAAAAACACCCACTATTTACGCAGGTGTCGAACTCTTGAGTACATGATTAAGTTTTTTATTATTCTCTCGAAGAAGATTGATCCGCCTTCACACAATCAATCGCCACGACCAGCGAAATGATCAGATGTTCCATTGTTTCATCTAAAATATCCACTTGGTAGGTGTCTCCCCAACTGAGCCATTGCTTGCTGACCGAACCGATGACCGTTCCGTGCCGAAGAATATCAAAACTCATCTCCCACCAATTCCCTTGTACATCGATGCCTTCTGCTTCAATGGCGTAGCGAGGCTTA
This is a stretch of genomic DNA from Planococcus maritimus. It encodes these proteins:
- a CDS encoding ABC transporter substrate-binding protein, yielding MEKKVRNLFYFFIAFGIALLAGCSGDETKSSSGAVSEDEKSGGTLVYGRGADSVSLDPINVTDGESIRVTHNIYETLLEYDHNLELQPKLATDYSSSEDGLTWTFQLREGVKFHDGTDFNAEAVVFNFERWMDPENPYHEGDFPYYPFLYGGFKGDDNHLIESVTATSEHELEIVLKRKTAPFLSYLAISMFGIASPAAIEQYGTDIGENPVGTGPFKFEEWNRNNTITLSKNEEYWMDGKPYLDQVIYQVVPENSARLNALQTGEIDIVDGMNASDTTIVEDTEGIELLKRPSFNIGYMAFNMEKEPFDDPLVRKAINMAIDKEEIVDAFYNGLADPATSPLPPSLWSHDDSLEKYDYNVEEAKKLLAEAGLEDGFTTELHTMSNPRPYLPEPMKIAEAIQSDLAEIGITAEIVSSEWATYLEDTKNGKHSMAMYGWTGVMADPDNFLYPNLSKTNAEVPAQNIAFYKSDEFTSLITEARETIDQDKRTELYQQAQQLFQEDAPWTMLAYTTPPLAQSDFVEDYNPHPMSNDLMTDVYLSN